The following are from one region of the Hemitrygon akajei chromosome 6, sHemAka1.3, whole genome shotgun sequence genome:
- the LOC140728675 gene encoding myeloid cell surface antigen CD33-like, which translates to MLSLRVCLCTVLLSVSVRGYKFSLNGWSMSVADKVSAVEGASAVLPCTFTHPPPDVVLNGSVIWYRESGAKKPVFKCTYPGSGPSWCDTTTQEAGGGRFGFVGNLSRRDASIMVERLNRSDGGRYRCRVELNVGIFQTAVLTYLSVRAPGESVPVLNGTEGASTTLPLCVHTALAEPHRTHGDVDEEGSLPTHRHLQAPRKWIVGSRKWSDSVRARRGPRAGKRLDQDKAAESGGQSQLPVSG; encoded by the exons agtTTTCGTTAAATGGTTGGTCAATGTCCGTTGCTGATAAGGTCTCTGCGGTGGAAGGAGCCTCCGCTGTGTTACCGTGTACTTTCACCCACCCACCTCCTGATGTCGTCCTGAACGGCTCCGTGATCTGGTACAGGGAGTCAGGTGCTAAAAAACCGGTGTTTAAGTGCACATATCCCGGTTCCGGCCCCTCCTGGTGCGATACAACGACACAGGAGGCTGGAGGAGGGCGGTTCGGATTCGTGGGGAACCTCAGTCGGAGAGATGCCTCGATAATGGTGGAGCGTCTGAACCGGAGTGACGGTGGTCGGTATCGGTGCCGGGTGGAGCTCAATGTTGGCATCTTTCAAACGGCGGTTCTAACATATCTGTCTGTGAGAG CTCCCGGCGAGAGTGTTCCAGTGCTGAACGGGACTGAAGGAGCTTCGACCACGTTACCCCTGTGTGTTCACACGGCCTTGGCAGAGCCTCACCGCACACACGGTGACGTGGATGAGGAAGGATCCCTACCGACACATCGTCACCTTCAGGCACCGAGGAAATGGATCGTGGGCAGCAGAAAATGGAGTGACTCGGTACGAGCTCGTCGGGGACCCAGAGCTGGGAAACGCCTGGATCAGGATAAAGCAGCTGAGAGTGGAGGACAGTCACAGCTACCTGTGTCTGGCTGA